The Henckelia pumila isolate YLH828 chromosome 2, ASM3356847v2, whole genome shotgun sequence genome includes a window with the following:
- the LOC140878003 gene encoding uncharacterized protein, whose translation MGPKPLVGGESPEDAGNWLRRMEVCFREFRCTEEQRMETLDFLVEGRAWKWWDSTSVPFIAARGVATWDEFRTAFHKLYFAPALRQTKTSELLGLRQGSMSIEEYQLKFFELLPYCPQISDSTEAKYNLFLQGLNPEIHDRVAVGDDMTYKGLVSRCHQTEDSIHRSGEVMRFGRKNQGPCKHCGGNHPANRCRKVSGACIRCGEIGHLKKDCPQMYFQKKFQDFLQYAKLSSI comes from the exons ATGGGTCCGAAGCCTTTAGTCGGAGGAGAGTCACCGGAGGATGCGGGAAACTGGCTACGACGTATGGAAGTTTGTTTTCGGGAGTTccgatgcactgaggagcagcggatggagactcttgatttcCTGGTCGAAGGACGAGCTTGGAAGTGGTGGGATTCTACTTCTGTGCCTTTTATTGCAGCCCGAGGAGTTGCTACCTGGGATGAGTTCCGCACGGCTTTTCATAAGCTGTATTTTGCTCCTGCTCTCCGACAGACGAAGACAAGTGAGTTGTTGGGTTTGCGGCAAGGATCGATGTCGATCGAGGAATACcagttgaagttctttgagttactGCCCTATTGCCCCCAGATTTCCGATAGCACGGaggcgaagtataatctgttcctgcAAGGTCTTAatccggagattcatgaccgagttgctgtgggagatgacatgacttacAAGGGATTAGTGAGCCGATGTCACCAGACAGAGGACAGCATCCACC gatCCGGGGAGGTGATGCGTTTCGGCAGAAAGAATCAAGGTCCTTGCAAGCATTGTGGTGGGAATCATCCTGCCAACAGGTGCCGGAAGGTTTCAGGGGCGTGCATTCGATGTGGAGAAATTGGCCACctgaagaaggattgtccacag atgtatttccagaagAAATTCCAGGATTTCCTCCAGTACGCGAAGTTGAGTTCGATATAG